Part of the Caballeronia sp. SL2Y3 genome is shown below.
CGTGGAACCGCGCCAGCAGGCGTCAACAAAAAGGAACTGAGCGATGAAGTATCGGAAACTGGGCGATTCGGGCGTCGACGTGAGCCTCATCGGGCTCGGCACCATGACCTGGGGCGAGCAGAACACCGAGAGCGAGGCGCACGAGCAAATCGACTATGCGCTTGCGCAAGGCGTGAACCTGATCGACGCCGCCGAAATGTACCCGGTCCCGCCGCGCCCCGAAACGCAGGGCCGCACCGAGGAATACATCGGCACGTGGCTCGCGAAGAACGCGGGCAAACGCGGCGATATCGTGCTCGCGACCAAGATCGCCGGGCCCGCGCGCCAGCCGCACAACCCGCGTCACATTCGCGGCGCGGGCAACCAGTTCGACCGCAAGAACATCAACGAGGCGATCGACAGCAGCCTCAAGCGCCTGCAGACGGATTACGTCGACCTGTATCAGCTGCACTGGCCGGACCGCAGCACGATGACCTTCGGCCGTTCGGCGTATCCGTACATCGACGACGAATACACGGTGCCGATCGAGGAAACGCTCGCCGCGCTCGGCGATCTCGTCAAGGCAGGAAAGATTCGCTATGTCGGCGTGTCGAACGAAACGCCGTGGGGCGTGTCGCAATTCCTGCGCGCAGCGGAGAAGGCCGGGCTGCCGCGCATCGTCAGCATTCAGAATCCGTACAGCCTCGTGAATCGTACCTACGAACTGGGCTTGTCCGAATTCACGCACAAGGAAGGCATCGGTCTGCTCGCGTACTCGCCGCTCGCGTTCGGCTGGCTCTCGGGCAAGTACGAGGGCGGAGCGCGTCCGGCGGGCGCGCGCATCACGCTCTTTGAGCGCTTCCAGCGTTACAGCAAGCCGCAAGCGGTCGCCGCGACGTCGTCTTACGTCGAACTGGCGAAGCGCCACGGTCTGAGCCCGACGCAGCTCGCGCTCGCGTTCGTCAACACGCGGCCTTTCACGACGAGTACGCTCATCGGCGCGACGTCGATGGCGCAGTTGAAGGAAAATATCGCGAGCGTGGACATTGAACTGTCCGATGACATTCTGGCCGAGATCGAGGCGCTGCACGAGCGCCAGCCGAATCCCGCGCCGTGATTCATGGCCATGAGTCGCGCCATGACTCATAGCCATGATTCGGGCCGCCGCGCCGCGAATGTGTCAGCATTGATGTTCAAGCGCTTTCGCGGCTCAGAAGCCGCATGCACTATCCGGGCGATGCGCCTTCGTTGCATCGCGTCGCCCGGCTGAAACACCGAACGCGCATTCGAACACCGCGCGTTCGCGTCCTGCCGAAAGCCGCCGCGCCAGCATGAAACGGCTGCGCGCGGCCGCTCACACCCGGGCGCGGTGCCTGTAGCAAGGCACTGCGCTTGCTCGATGGTCCTGGTTGCCGCTGAGGCGCCCGTCGTGCCTCAGCGCGCTCTTCGCGAAAGGAGTCGTCGCTCATGTCTCAAGCAACGCCGCAGTCCCAAGATCTGGATCGCCTCACGATCGACACGATCCGCACGCTGTCGATGGACGCCGTGCAAAAGGCCAATTCCGGCCACCCCGGCACGCCGATGGCGCTCGCCCCCGTCGCGTTCCATCTCTGGCAATACCATCTGCGCTACGACCCCGACGCGCCGCTCTGGCCGAACCGCGACCGCTTCGTGCTGTCGGTCGGGCACGCGTCGATGCTGCTGTATTCGCTGCTGCACCTCGCGGGCGTCAAGGAAGTGGACGAAAGCGGCAAGCCGACCGGCAAGCCGGCCGTGTCGCTCGACGATATCAAGCAGTTCCGCCAGCTCGACAGCAAGACGCCCGGCCACCCTGAATTTCGCATGACCACCGGCGTCGAGACCACGACCGGGCCCCTCGGCCAGGGCTTGGGCAACAGCGTCGGCATGGCGATGGCCGCGCGCTGGAAGGAAGCGCACTTCAACAAGTCGGGCGCGCCGCTCTTCGATTACCGCGTCTACGCGCTATGCGGCGACGGCGACATGATGGAAGGCATCTCGCACGAGGCCGCATCGATCGCCGGGCATCTGAAGCTGTCCAACCTCATCTGGATCTACGACAGCAACCGCGTCACGATCGAAGGCCACACCGACCTCGCATACAGCGACGACGTGGAATCGCGCTTTCGCGGCTACAACTGGAACACGCTGCACGTCGACGACGCCAACGACGCCAACGCGCTCGAAGCCGCGCTCAAGGAAGCCAAGGCGTCGACCGACAAGCCGACGCTGATCGTCGTGAAGAGCATCATCGGCTGGGGCGCGCCGAACAAGCAGGACACGGCGGCGGCGCACGGCGAGGCGCTCGGCGACGAGGAAATCAAGCTCGCGAAGAAGTTCTACGGCTGGCCGGAAGACGCGCAGTTCCTCGTGCCCGACGGCGTCATGCAGCACTTCGCCGAAGGCATGGGCGCGCGCGGCAAGGCGGCGCATGCCGAGTGGAAGCAGCGCTTCGACGATTACGAGAAGCAGGACCCGGATCTGGCGAAACAGCTCTGGCAGATGCTCGAATCCAAGCTGCCCGACGACTGGGACGCCGACATCCCCACGTTCGAGGCGGACGCGAAGGGCATGGCGACGCGCGAATCGTCGGGCAAGGTGCTCAACGCCATCGCGAAGCGCATTCCGTGGATGATCGGCGGCGCGGCGGACCTCGCGCCATCGACCAAGACGAATCTCAAGTTCGAAGGCGCAGGCAGTTTCGAGCATGACAACTACGCCGGGCGCAATCTGCACTTCGGCATTCGCGAGCACGGCATGGGCTCGGTCGCCAACGGGCTCGCGCTCTCGAACATGCGGCCGTTCGCGTCCACGTTCCTGATTTTCAGCGACTACATGAAGCCGCCCATCCGCCTCTCCGCGATCATGGAAGTGCCGGTGATCTACGTGTTCACGCACGATTCCATCGGCGTGGGCGAGGACGGTCCGACGCATCAGCCGATCGAGCAGCTGGCTTCGCTGCGCGGCGTGCCGGGACTCTGCACGCTGCGTCCGGCCGATGCAAACGAAGTGAGCGAGGCGTGGCGCGTGGCGCTGTCGTTCTCGAAGGAGCCGTCGTGCATCGTCGTCACGCGCCAGCCGCTGCCGACGTTCGACCGCACCAAGTTCGGATCGGCTGAAGGCGTGCGGCGCGGAGCCTACGTGCTCGCGGATGCCGAAGGCGGCAAGAAGCCGGAAGTGCTGCTGCTCGCGACCGGCAGCGAAGTCTCGCTGTGCGTCGAGGCATGGGAGAAGCTCACGAGCGAGGGAATCGCGGCGCGCGTCGTGTCCATGCCGTCGTGGGACATCTTCGAAAAGCAGGACGACGAATACAAGGACTCGGTGCTGCCGCCCGATGTGCATGCGCGCGTGGCCGTCGAACAGGCCGCGACGCTCGGCTGGGACCGCTACGTGGGGCGCTTCGGCGCGACCATCGTGATGCACACGTTCGGCGCGTCGGCGCCGCTGAAGGCGCTGAAGACGAAGTTCGGCTTCACGCTCGAAGGCGTCTACGAAGCGGCGAAGAAGCAGATCGAGCGCGTCAAATCGGCCGGGGAGTGATCGACATGCAGATCGGCATCGTAGGGCTAGGGCGCATGGGCGGCAACATCGGCCGCCGCCTGATGCGCGACGGACACGAATGCGTCGTGTACGACCACAATCCGCAAGCCACCGACGCGCTCGCGAGCGAAGGCGCGACCGGCGCGAAGGATCTGGGCGAACTCGTGGCGAAGCTCGCCGCGCCGCGCGTCATCTGGCTGATGCTGCCTGCCGGCAAGATCACCGAAGACACGCTTTCGGATCTGCACAAAATCCTGCAAGCGGACGATGTGGTGATCGACGGCGGCAACAGCTTCTACAAGGACGACATTCGCCGCGCCGCGCAGTTCAGGGAGCAGGGCGTGCATTATGTCGATGTCGGCACCTCGGGCGGCATCTGGGGACTGGAGCGCGGCTACTGCATGATGATCGGCGGCGACGAGGCCGTCGTGAGCCGGCTCGATCCGATCTTCGCGACGCTCGCGCCGGGACGCGGCGACATTCCCGCGACGCCGGGCCGCGAAGGACGCGATCCGCGCGTCGAGAACGGCTACATGTATTGCGGGCCGGTCGGGTCGGGGCATTTCGTGAAGATGGTGCACAACGGCATCGAGTACGGGTTGATGCAGGCGTATGCGGAAGGCTTCCACATTCTGAAGCACAAGGAATCGACGGACCTTCCGGAGAACGAGCGCTATTCGCTCGACCTCGCGGATATCGCGGAAGTGTGGCGGCGCGGCAGCGTCGTGTCGTCGTGGCTGCTGGATCTGACGGCGGGCGCGCTCGCGAGCGACGGCGGGCTCGAACACTTCTCGACCATCGTGGCGGACAGCGGCGAAGGGCGCTGGACGATCGAGGCGGCCATCGAGGAAGCCGTGCCCGCGCAAGTGCTCTCGGCGGCGCTGTACACGCGCTTCCGCTCGCGCGACGCCGATCTGTTCCCCGAGCGGATGCTATCCGCAATGCGCTTCGGCTTCGGCGGCCACAAGGAGTTTCCGGCGAAGTGACGCGCTGAGTGTCGGGTTAGACGGCGATGAACCGCGACGGTCCATCGCCGTTTTTCATTTCATCATGCGACGCCGGAACAGCCACGCACAGACGAAGAACGGCAGCACGGCATAAGCGGCCAGCACGCCCGCGTGCAGCGCGAAACCGTCGAGCGGGCGGCCGAGCATCGCGGGCCGAATCAGTTCGACGGCGTGCACGAGCGGCAGCGCCTGCGTCACATGCTGCGCGAGCGCGGGCAGTTGCGCGACCGGAAAGAAGACGCCGGAGAGCAGGAGCATCGGCGTGAGCGCGAGCGTCTGATAGAACATGAAGAAGTCGTAGCTCGGCGCGATGGCGGTGACGATCATCGCGGTGCTCGCGAAGGCCAGCCCGGTCAACACGATGACCGGCAGCGCGAGCAGCATCGACGGAAAACTCGCGTAGCCGAGCGCGCCCGCGACCAGCATGATCGCGACGCCCGAGAGCACCGACTTGCTCGCGGCCCAGACCACTTCGCCGAGCACGATATCGCCGAGCGTGAGCGGCGTGTGCATGATCGCTTCCCACGTGCGCTGCACGTGCATGCGGGAGAAGCCGGAGTACATCGCTTCGAAGCTCGCGGACATCATCACGCTGGAGGCCACCGTGCCCGCGGCGAGAAACGCGATATACGACACGCCCTCGACGTGGCCGACCATCAGCCCGAGACCGAGCCCGAGGCCGAACAGATAGATCATCGGGTCGGCGAGGTTGCCGATCATCGAGGCGACCGCGAGCTTCTTCCAGACGAGATAATTGCGCCGCCAGACCGACATCCAGTGCGTGGCGTTCGCGGGCAGCGCGTTCGTCAACGGCGCGGCGTCGCGCGGGTGCGTCTCGCTGGGCTTTTTGCTTGCGACGCGCGGCTGATCGAAGGTTTCCATCGCGATTAATCCACCATTTCGCGGCCGGTCAGCCGCAAGAAAACGTCTTCCAGATTCGCCGGTCGATGCAGATAACGCACGCCCTCGCGCCCCTTGACGCGCGCATGCACGGCTTGCGGATCGTCGACGTAGCAAAAGAGCGTCTCGCCGCTCACTTCCATGCGCTCGACGAGCGGTTGCAGTTCGGCGGCCAGCGCCTGCGGGTCCGGGCCGTAAATCTCGATCACGTCCGAGCCGATCACCGATGCGATCAGGTCGCGCGGACGGCCTTCGGCAATCTTCCGGCCTTCCTCGATCACGCAGACGCGGTCGCACAGGCGCTCGGCTTCTTCCATGAAATGCGTCGTGAGCAGCATGGTCTTGCCGCGCGCGAGCAGCGAGCGCAGACGCTCCCAGATCAAATGGCGCGCCTGCGGGTCGAGACCGGTCGTCGGTTCGTCCATGATCAGCACGTCGGGATCGTTGACGAGCGCGCGCGCCAGGGTCAGCCGCCGCTTCATGCCGCCGGACAATTCGCCGACGCGCGCATCGGCCTTATTTTCGAGCCGCGCGAATTCGAGCAGCGACGGCACGAGCGCGTCCATGCGCGCGCCCGCGATGCCGTAGTAGCGGCCGAAGACGACGAGGTTCTCGCGTACGCTGAAGTCGGGATCGAGATTGTCGAACTGCGGCACGACGCCGACGCGTTCGCGGGCGAAACGAGCGCGCGACGGCACCGGTTCGCCGACGAGCCGAATGTTTCCGTGATCGGGCGACGTCATGCCGAGCAGCATCCTGAGCGTCGTCGTCTTGCCCGCGCCGTTGGGACCGAGCAAGCCGAAGCATTCGCCGGGGCGCACGTCGAACGACAGGCCGTCGACGACGTTCTTCGCGCCGTAGCTTTTGATGACTTCGCTGAATTCGATGGCGGGCGCGCCGGCCGATTCGGGGGCGTGCTCGCGCGTGGTGCGCTGTGTCATGCGTTTCCTGCCGGGGAAAGTTCAGCGAGCTAGTGTAATCGAACGCACCGGCGCGGCGCTTGCGCGGGCAGAAGCGGTGCGCCGGGCGAATCGTGCGAGCATGCCGGAAGCCGCGGAGCCTTGTGCGACGGGCTTTAACGCAATCTGGCACGCGGCCAGCTAGTCTTCGCTCAACGTGGCGCGTGTTCGGCGCGCTCATGCCTGAAGTTAGCGTTTTCCATCGTTGCCACGTCTGGCGCGGCACAGGATCATGAAGTTACGCCGCAGTCAATCCGCGATGCGGCAGGGAGGCATCATGACAAGCTACAGAAAGATTCTGCTGTGCTACGACGGTTCCAGAGAGGGCCGCAAGGCGCTGCGACAGGGCGCGAATCTCGCGCTCGACCTCAACGCGGAAACGCACGTGCTCGCGGTGGTCGACATGCGGTCGAGCATTGCGCAGAGCGCCGGATTGCTGACCGATATGGCCTGCGGGCGCTTCGAAGAAGCGGCGCGCGATATTCTGCAGGAAGGCGTCGAGTGGCTGCGCGAGCGCGGCTTGTCAGCGCAGGGGCATTTCGCGTTCGGCCATCCGATCGACGAAATCGCCGCGCTGGCCGACAGCCTAAAGGTCGATCTCGTCGTCGTCGGGCACCGCTGCCGGAGCGGGCTGGCACGTTGGTGGATGGGCGCGGGGAACACGCCTTTGCTCGATCGCGTGTCGTGCAGCATTCTGGTTGCCGTCTGTCAGGCAGGCGAATCGGCGGAAGCGGAAGATGCCGCTGCGTATGCCGCGAAGCCGGCGAAGGCCGAAGCGGGCGCGTGAGCGTGGATGGTTGGAGAAGGCGCGTCAGCCGTTGAGGTCGACGGCGACGAGCTTCCAGGACACGAGGCCGCTGCGGTGAAAGATGGCGGAATAACGGGCATCGCCTGCGCCGTGCTGGTACGTCACGACGAACGTGTTGATGCCGCGATAGCCGGCCGTCGTCTGCGGCGGTTGCGGAGCCGGCTCGGACGCACTCACGGAAGCGCTTGCAGGCGCGGACGCATTGGCATCGGCCTGGCCCGCCGCAGGCGGACGTTCGCCGGGATTGCCGCGCGGCGGTATGCCGTTCAGGATGGCGGCGACTCCGTCCGGCGTCGCATACGAATCCACGAGCGGGCCGACCAGCGCCGCGCCGATCATCGCGCCGATGATGGCGAGCGGGTTGCCGCTCTTCTGCACATCGATGCGCCGCGTGAGCAGCGCGGCGATCTGGTCCTTCAAGCTCGCGCGCAACGCCGGGAAATCGACGTATTCGTTGACCGTTTGGGCGTCTCGCGCGTCGGCTGCGCGCTTGACGCGGTCCAGCACGATATACGGCGACGCGTAGACGAAGCCGAGCGCCGCGACGAGCAATACGGCGGCGAGCGTGGCGACAACGAAACGAGCGGCGCGGGACATGCGACGGCGAAGCCTTCAGCAAAGGTCAATGCAGAATGGACCACGCCGACGCACGACAAATTCCCCGACCCGCCGCCAGTTCACGCCACCGTTCCGCCCGTGAGACCGGCGCGCTCCTCGTCGATGCAGCGGTCGATCATGCGCGACACTTCGCTGATCTTGCCGACCAGGATCAGCCGCGACTCGCTTCGATAGACGCGTACGGGAGCACTCCGCGGCGGCTCCGCGTGGACCGTCTGCGTCAGCGACACGCGCGCGAACGCTGGCTGGCGAGACGGCAGCGCGGGCATGGAGTCGAAGAGATCCGGCGCAGCCTTGGCCCGCGAAGGCGCTGCGGCGCCGCAAGGAATCAACGCACGCAGATGACGCAGACGGCCGAACTGGCGAAAGGGCAGCAAACGGGCAAAACGTTCCATCATGACTCTCCAGACGATAGGACGCACCCCGGCGTGCCGCGAGCGGCTGCCGTCCGTGCTTGATGTAATCGAAACGCGCCGCGTCGTGCGTGGCGTGAAAAGGCGCACAGCGACGCTTGAAAGCGCGCTGCCGCCGCTGACTAGAACTCGCCCGAGCGGATCAGGCCCACTGCAATGCCTTCCAGCGCGAAGTCTCCGCTGCCGGACCGCACGAAAATGTTCTCGTAGTCCGGGTTCTCCGCGATGAGCTCGACGCCGTCCGGGCGGCGCTTCCAACGCTTCACCGTGACGTCGTCGCCGAGCCGCGCAACGACGATTTGTCCGTCCTTCGCCTCGGTGCGTTTTTGAACGGCGAGCAGGTCGCCGTCCAGGATGCCGGCGTCGCGCATCGACAAGCCGCGCACTTTCAGCAGGTAGTCGGGCTTGCTCGAGAACAGCGCGGGATCGCACGCGTAATGCTGCGAAATATGCTCCTGCGCGAGGATGGGACTGCCCGCCGCCACGCGGCCCACGAGCGGCAGCGAGAGCTGCATGATGCTCGCGTGCGGCAAGGTGAACTGGTGCGGAACGTCTTCTGAACGGCCTGCGTCGCCAATCAGCCGGATGCCGCGCGACGAACCCGCCGCCAGTTCGATGACGCCCTTGCGCGCCAGTGCCCGCAGATGCTCTTCCGCAGAGTTCGCGGAGCTAAAGCCGAGCTCCGCCGCAATCTCCGCGCGCGTCGGCGGGAAACCTGTGCGCTCGATTGCGCGCTGGAGCAGTTCGAAGACCTGCTGCTGACGCGCGGTAAGTTTTGAGGTTCTGGTCACTGGCTCGGGCCTCTCGTGCACTGTATGGATCAACAGATGACTGTATTTTTATACAGTATTCCGCGCTTTTCAAGCATTACTTTAAGTTCCGCGCGAAACCGCAACACGGGCCGACGTGCGACCCCACACGAGCGCGCTCCTCAGGCTTTAGCAGGTTTGGATATAAAAGACTGAAAAACGATTATTTCTGTTCATATAGGCCCGCCGATAGACTGATTCCGTCAATTGGATAAGACGGAGAACGGGGAATGCAAAGCACGAAAGCGGGATTGGGGACCAAAGCACGCAAAGCGTTGACCGCGCTCGCGCTGACGGCGGCGGGCATCGGCGCGATTGTCGCGACGAGCACGCAAGCACACGCGCAGACGTCGTTTTTGAACGTGTCGTACGACCCGACACGCGAGCTGTATCAGGACTTCAATCAGGCATTCGCCAAGAAGTGGAAGGCCGAAACCGGCGAGACCGTCACGTTCAAGCAGTCGCACGGCGGCTCCGGCGGACAGGCGCGCGCGGTCATCGACGGCCTGCAGGCGGACGTCGTGACGCTCGCGCTCGCCTACGACATCGACGCGCTCGCGGGCAAGGGACTCGTGGCCGCCGACTGGCAGAAGCGGCTGCCGGATAACGCCTCGCCGTACACGTCGACGATCGTATTCCTCGTGCGCAAGGGCAACCCGAAGCACATCAAGGACTGGGACGACCTCACGAAGCCGGGCGTCTCCATCGTCACGCCGAACCCGAAAACATCGGGCGGGGCGCGCTGGAACTATCTCGCCGCGTGGGCCTACGCGCAGCACAAGCCCGGCGGCAACGAACAAACCGCGAAGGACTTCGTCGCGAAGCTGTACAAGAACGCGGGCGTGCTCGACTCCGGCGCGCGCGGCGCCACGACGAGCTTCGTGCAACGCGGTCAGGGCGACGTGCTGATCGCGTGGGAAAACGAGGCGTTTCTGTCGCTGAAGGAGTTCGGTCCGGACAAGTTCGAGATCGTGGTGCCTTCAGTGAGCATTCTGGCCGAGCCGCCGGTCGCGGTGGTCGACAAGGTCGTCGACAAGCACGGCACGCGCAAGCTCGCCGAGGCGTATCTGAAGTATCTGTACAGCGACGAAGGTCAGCAGATCGCCGCGCGCAACTTCTATCGTCCGCGCTCGGACAAGGTGCCGGCCGACCTCACGAAGCAGTTCCCGAAGATCAAGCTCTACACCATCGACGACACGTTCGGCGGCTGGACCAAGGCGCAGAAGACGCATTTCGCCGATGGCGGCGTGTTCGACTCGATCTATCAACCGCAATAAGAGCCGCAGTAAGAGCCGCAATAAGCGCCGCAATAAGCGCAAAACGTAAGCAAACCGAAGCGGCGCGCCATGACGCCGCC
Proteins encoded:
- the nodI gene encoding nodulation factor ABC transporter ATP-binding protein NodI produces the protein MTQRTTREHAPESAGAPAIEFSEVIKSYGAKNVVDGLSFDVRPGECFGLLGPNGAGKTTTLRMLLGMTSPDHGNIRLVGEPVPSRARFARERVGVVPQFDNLDPDFSVRENLVVFGRYYGIAGARMDALVPSLLEFARLENKADARVGELSGGMKRRLTLARALVNDPDVLIMDEPTTGLDPQARHLIWERLRSLLARGKTMLLTTHFMEEAERLCDRVCVIEEGRKIAEGRPRDLIASVIGSDVIEIYGPDPQALAAELQPLVERMEVSGETLFCYVDDPQAVHARVKGREGVRYLHRPANLEDVFLRLTGREMVD
- the lexA gene encoding transcriptional repressor LexA, producing the protein MTRTSKLTARQQQVFELLQRAIERTGFPPTRAEIAAELGFSSANSAEEHLRALARKGVIELAAGSSRGIRLIGDAGRSEDVPHQFTLPHASIMQLSLPLVGRVAAGSPILAQEHISQHYACDPALFSSKPDYLLKVRGLSMRDAGILDGDLLAVQKRTEAKDGQIVVARLGDDVTVKRWKRRPDGVELIAENPDYENIFVRSGSGDFALEGIAVGLIRSGEF
- the gnd gene encoding phosphogluconate dehydrogenase (NAD(+)-dependent, decarboxylating), with product MGRGVIDMQIGIVGLGRMGGNIGRRLMRDGHECVVYDHNPQATDALASEGATGAKDLGELVAKLAAPRVIWLMLPAGKITEDTLSDLHKILQADDVVIDGGNSFYKDDIRRAAQFREQGVHYVDVGTSGGIWGLERGYCMMIGGDEAVVSRLDPIFATLAPGRGDIPATPGREGRDPRVENGYMYCGPVGSGHFVKMVHNGIEYGLMQAYAEGFHILKHKESTDLPENERYSLDLADIAEVWRRGSVVSSWLLDLTAGALASDGGLEHFSTIVADSGEGRWTIEAAIEEAVPAQVLSAALYTRFRSRDADLFPERMLSAMRFGFGGHKEFPAK
- a CDS encoding universal stress protein, with the protein product MTSYRKILLCYDGSREGRKALRQGANLALDLNAETHVLAVVDMRSSIAQSAGLLTDMACGRFEEAARDILQEGVEWLRERGLSAQGHFAFGHPIDEIAALADSLKVDLVVVGHRCRSGLARWWMGAGNTPLLDRVSCSILVAVCQAGESAEAEDAAAYAAKPAKAEAGA
- a CDS encoding NADP(H)-dependent aldo-keto reductase gives rise to the protein MKYRKLGDSGVDVSLIGLGTMTWGEQNTESEAHEQIDYALAQGVNLIDAAEMYPVPPRPETQGRTEEYIGTWLAKNAGKRGDIVLATKIAGPARQPHNPRHIRGAGNQFDRKNINEAIDSSLKRLQTDYVDLYQLHWPDRSTMTFGRSAYPYIDDEYTVPIEETLAALGDLVKAGKIRYVGVSNETPWGVSQFLRAAEKAGLPRIVSIQNPYSLVNRTYELGLSEFTHKEGIGLLAYSPLAFGWLSGKYEGGARPAGARITLFERFQRYSKPQAVAATSSYVELAKRHGLSPTQLALAFVNTRPFTTSTLIGATSMAQLKENIASVDIELSDDILAEIEALHERQPNPAP
- a CDS encoding sulfate ABC transporter substrate-binding protein — its product is MQSTKAGLGTKARKALTALALTAAGIGAIVATSTQAHAQTSFLNVSYDPTRELYQDFNQAFAKKWKAETGETVTFKQSHGGSGGQARAVIDGLQADVVTLALAYDIDALAGKGLVAADWQKRLPDNASPYTSTIVFLVRKGNPKHIKDWDDLTKPGVSIVTPNPKTSGGARWNYLAAWAYAQHKPGGNEQTAKDFVAKLYKNAGVLDSGARGATTSFVQRGQGDVLIAWENEAFLSLKEFGPDKFEIVVPSVSILAEPPVAVVDKVVDKHGTRKLAEAYLKYLYSDEGQQIAARNFYRPRSDKVPADLTKQFPKIKLYTIDDTFGGWTKAQKTHFADGGVFDSIYQPQ
- a CDS encoding DUF2939 domain-containing protein, with product MSRAARFVVATLAAVLLVAALGFVYASPYIVLDRVKRAADARDAQTVNEYVDFPALRASLKDQIAALLTRRIDVQKSGNPLAIIGAMIGAALVGPLVDSYATPDGVAAILNGIPPRGNPGERPPAAGQADANASAPASASVSASEPAPQPPQTTAGYRGINTFVVTYQHGAGDARYSAIFHRSGLVSWKLVAVDLNG
- a CDS encoding ABC transporter permease — its product is METFDQPRVASKKPSETHPRDAAPLTNALPANATHWMSVWRRNYLVWKKLAVASMIGNLADPMIYLFGLGLGLGLMVGHVEGVSYIAFLAAGTVASSVMMSASFEAMYSGFSRMHVQRTWEAIMHTPLTLGDIVLGEVVWAASKSVLSGVAIMLVAGALGYASFPSMLLALPVIVLTGLAFASTAMIVTAIAPSYDFFMFYQTLALTPMLLLSGVFFPVAQLPALAQHVTQALPLVHAVELIRPAMLGRPLDGFALHAGVLAAYAVLPFFVCAWLFRRRMMK
- the tkt gene encoding transketolase, translating into MSQATPQSQDLDRLTIDTIRTLSMDAVQKANSGHPGTPMALAPVAFHLWQYHLRYDPDAPLWPNRDRFVLSVGHASMLLYSLLHLAGVKEVDESGKPTGKPAVSLDDIKQFRQLDSKTPGHPEFRMTTGVETTTGPLGQGLGNSVGMAMAARWKEAHFNKSGAPLFDYRVYALCGDGDMMEGISHEAASIAGHLKLSNLIWIYDSNRVTIEGHTDLAYSDDVESRFRGYNWNTLHVDDANDANALEAALKEAKASTDKPTLIVVKSIIGWGAPNKQDTAAAHGEALGDEEIKLAKKFYGWPEDAQFLVPDGVMQHFAEGMGARGKAAHAEWKQRFDDYEKQDPDLAKQLWQMLESKLPDDWDADIPTFEADAKGMATRESSGKVLNAIAKRIPWMIGGAADLAPSTKTNLKFEGAGSFEHDNYAGRNLHFGIREHGMGSVANGLALSNMRPFASTFLIFSDYMKPPIRLSAIMEVPVIYVFTHDSIGVGEDGPTHQPIEQLASLRGVPGLCTLRPADANEVSEAWRVALSFSKEPSCIVVTRQPLPTFDRTKFGSAEGVRRGAYVLADAEGGKKPEVLLLATGSEVSLCVEAWEKLTSEGIAARVVSMPSWDIFEKQDDEYKDSVLPPDVHARVAVEQAATLGWDRYVGRFGATIVMHTFGASAPLKALKTKFGFTLEGVYEAAKKQIERVKSAGE